The Pyrenophora tritici-repentis strain M4 chromosome 8, whole genome shotgun sequence genome contains a region encoding:
- a CDS encoding APC-CDC26 domain containing protein, whose amino-acid sequence MLRRAPTTITLTQTDIEQWEQDRKRKVQEAQQKLENEQRNAQSANEAKAKQKSKKDRIMG is encoded by the coding sequence ATGCTCCGACGCGCCCCAACAACCATCACCCTCACGCAAACCGACATCGAGCAATGGGAACAAGACCGCAAGCGCAAAGTCCAAGAGGCCCAGCAGAAACTCGAGAATGAACAACGAAACGCCCAATCCGCCAACGAAGCAAAGGCCAAGCAAAAGTCCAAGAAAGACCGTATCATGGGTTGA
- a CDS encoding APC-basic domain containing protein produces MAQRQMCPSMGALRRILAADASAVSNCSTRGLHSSAKRLEEQPSNTPPAAPVPVTRKTRSATALRQITNLQNRKAIPGAGALARGSFPSGQMARRTSPSVEPGFIPDGEGAPQNAQSGAANTPRFARNPAGPRITRVSVPPPPQGQMVRAPAALRIGNAARGPMVRGPNLRGRDASKPGGPGGKRKAGGAGNNRGEGGPKRRERTSGGDSSIGTTIAETDLGTTISDKMSQQLLRLQRKEWDRVPYEPKYAKDSFAANELIHAGRELFKGEVPPIKIWGPLEKQIGVVGMFGAEAHLKVRRVTEDHWRWGHTGDGPTPEQEVPEAIKAKWEWKKEKVASPRVKAA; encoded by the exons ATGGCACAACGACAGATGTGCCCTTCAATGGGCGCACTGCGGCGTATATTAGCAGCAGATGCATCGGCTGTATCAAATTGCTCGACAAGGGGCCTCCACAGCTCTGCGAAGAGGCTTGAGGAGCAGCCCAGCAACACACCACCGGCCGCCC CCGTCCCAGTAACCCGAAAGACTCGTTCTGCTACCGCTCTGAGGCAAATCACCAACCTCCAGAACCGCAAAGCCATACCCGGCGCAGGCGCCCTCGCACGAGGCTCCTTCCCCAGCGGCCAAATGGCACGTCGAACCTCCCCGTCCGTCGAGCCTGGTTTTATACCAGACGGCGAAGGTGCCCCGCAGAACGCTCAGTCTGGCGCCGCCAACACCCCCCGCTTCGCACGAAATCCCGCTGGCCCAAGAATCACCCGTGTCTCTGTCCCGCCCCCGCCCCAAGGGCAAATGGTACGCGCCCCTGCTGCCCTCCGTATCGGAAACGCTGCTCGGGGACCCATGGTGCGAGGCCCAAACCTACGCGGTAGAGATGCCAGCAAGCCAGGCGGGCCCGGTGGAAAACGAAAGGCCGGTGGAGCGGGCAACAACCGCGGCGAAGGCGGCCCCAAGAGGCGTGAGAGGACCTCTGGCGGCGACAGCAGCATAGGTACCACAATCGCCGAAACCGATCTCGGCACCACCATCTCAGACAAGATGTCACAGCAGCTTCTGCGTCTACAGCGCAAGGAATGGGACCGCGTGCCGTATGAGCCCAAGTACGCCAAGGACAGCTTTGCGGCGAACGAGCTGATACATGCTGGGAGGGAGCTGTTCAAGGGCGAGGTTCCACCGATAAAGATCTGGGGCCCGTTGGAGAAGCAGATTGGTGTTGTGGGTATGTTTGGGGCCGAGGCGCATTTGAAGGTGAGGAGGGTGACTGAGGATCATTGGCGGTGGGGACACACGGGTGACGGTCCGACACCTGAGCAGGAGGTTCCTGAGGCGATCAAGGCGAAGTGGGAGtggaagaaggagaaggtCGCTTCGCCGCGGGTAAAGGCAGCATGA
- a CDS encoding NEDD8-activating enzyme E1 catalytic subunit — MAVSVDNMSAASTASPRARWKYLDNILTRKGPFTDEDSFMVGEQAIEYLSNLKVLVIGAGGLGCEILKNLALSGFKDIHVIDMDTIDVSNLNRQFLFRASDVGKYKAETAAAFVEKRVKDVKITPYCGKIQDKDESYYMQFGLIVCGLDSIEARRWINATLVGMVDENNPDSMKPLIDGGTEGFKGQARVIFPTMTSCIECQLDMHAPRAAVPLCTLATIPRQPQHCIEWAHIIAWEEERKDITLDTDDPEHITWLFNKASARAKEFNIEGVTYIMTQGVVKNIIPAIASTNAIVAASCCNEAFKIATNSNPFLGYPGMDNYMMYTGDDSVYTYTFEHQKKDDCPVCGEGNIARPLQVLPGITLQEFIDGLAERPEAQLKKPSIRTGEKSLYMQLAGLEEQTRPNLEKKMVDLVEEGEELLITDKSFPTQFKYKVAWASK; from the exons ATGGCTGTCAGCGTGGACAACATGAGCGCTGCTTCTACAGCCAGCCCGCGGGCACGATG GAAGTACCTAGACAACATACTCACCCGCAAGGGGCCTTTTACGGATGAAGATAGCTTTATGGTTGGTGAGCAGGCGATCGAATACTTGAGTAACCTTAAAGTTCT TGTCAT CGGTGCTGGTGGATTAGGATGCGAGATTCTCAAGAACCTCGCCCTTTCAGGTTTCAAGGACATCCACGTCATCGACATGGATACAATCGATGTCAGCAACCTCAACCGACAATTCCTCTTTCGTGCCTCAGATGTGGGAAAGTACAAAGCTGAAACTGCTGCTGCTTTTGTAGAGAAGCGTGTCAAGGACGTCAAGATTACTCCTTACTGCGGCAAGATTCAGGACAAAGATGAGAGCTACTACATGCAATTCGGCCTCATAGTATGTGGTCTGGACAGCATCGAGGCACGCCGATGGATCAATGCGACGCTTGTGGGCATGGTGGATGAAAACAACCCCGACTCCATGAAGCCGCTAATTGATGGTGGAACCGAGGGCTTTAAAGGCCAGGCACGTGTCATCTTCCCTACCATGACATCGTGCATCGAGTGCCAGCTGGACATGCACGCTCCCCGTGCCGCGGTACCCCTTTGCACCCTCGCCACAATTCCCCGGCAGCCACAACACTGCATCGAATGGGCACACATCATTGCATGGGAAGAGGAGCGCAAAGACATCACTCTCGATACCGACGACCCAGAGCACATCACATGGCTGTTCAACAAAGCATCCGCTCGCGCAAAGGAATTCAACATCGAAGGCGTCACTTACATTATGACCCAAGGTGTTGTCAAAAACATCATCCCAGCAATTGCAAGCACAAACGCCATTGTAGCAGCGAGTTGCTGTAACGAGGCCTTCAAGATCGCCACCAACAGCAATCCTTTCTTGGGATACCCTGGCATGGACAACTACATGATGTACACTGGTGACGACTCTGTATACACGTACACTTTTGAGCACCAGAAAAAAGACGACTGTCCTGTCTGCGGTGAGGGCAATATCGCAAGACCCCTTCAGGTTCTCCCTGGTATCACGTTGCAGGAGTTTATCGATGGGCTTGCGGAGAGGCCAGAGGC TCAACTCAAGAAACCTTCAATCCGTACAGGAGAGAAGTCGCTTTACATGCAACTTGCAGGCCTTGAGGAGCAAACACGTCCTAATctggagaagaagatggtTGACCTGGTCGAGGAAGGTGAGGAACTGCTCATCACGGATAAGAGCTTCCCGACGCAATTCAAGTACAAGGTTGCCTGGGCATCGAAGTAG
- a CDS encoding telomere length regulation protein yields MTDFLTAVSTKKIKDDPPLIREVTSLSKHEDAATIASPKEALDALKNRPSRETFGNVLKYLSSDGFSLLLPEPLNASIAHQLVNDTVPNYWRVVKTSADAKKLGKILRNPTGLGHLVTRLRSLITDSRQKKAPGEARNTSEHISDTLDVLDLVLRGDETTHLILKDVLTFAKNPIQQKLIWREYLAQAVSGRLLSTAAEAEDVLKKGEGNSSYNSWIAAGNEYAAWLGRNIANLIERGDLTEECGAAVVELCSKALSLGYTDRIVSSLLTTLIDNGRVEHLTTLISQLKTFEQRKYMNSFVAFIAKKYFATEIVSKEDASIPPSKTVSAAAALIHTLTKDNDVLREHLVSSLTRSTIPALDDALSARRSIVAALTKDEEKLHTLLEGIIKLFGDSVYVRHTPVIQQEALAQTLALCSGYVQRSQPMFLKMMAKSSYHVNGMSNRIGAPSTRARFLGIAVGIAISKMVDSPDLQLKFELEGAEDEEAKWYQRLTEVDDKIGIVADLKSPEDSIVTVKKAPPKSKLAPKPSKAPGITEIQGPRVIEVLSDSEDDDADLVMYDKPDSDPEDDTDDPTAINRNKPTAPVYIRDLIAGLRDQEDYDRHELALATAASLIRRKANFGTEVTDHLEELATILTGLQDNSELESFSQQRQQSLIAVLLAKPAQMAQWFARSFFSGDYSLQQRIAMLTTLGLGARELAGMKDSSTDNLIPAKPDFPSKQLPPHLHKIYAENTSGPSVAKISSTMAREMLSPIASQAADQLTGPNILKVRTFSSRMEVEKKRHKPIPNALAQIVADNFFFPLTGRWWLQVRANSDSIYSSTHLLPPFLQTLSILLNASGPNTLALPQMTREYWDLLLSVRGLASKDKNVLNAVLFGFLMLLETNENKERVATEQGKELLETQAWVKMVFDGLGAGSEEDERVRVLAAGVVVRCQEVIEKYQRRMAGVLMDY; encoded by the exons ATGACTGACTTTTTAACGGCGGTGTCTACCAAAAAGATCAAAGACGACCCACCTCTGATTCGCGAAGTCACGAGCCTGAGCAAACACGAAGATGCAGCCACTATCGCGTCGCCAAAAGAAGCTTTGGATGCACTCAAGAACCGGCCCAGTCGAGAAACTTTCGGCAACGTCTTGAAGTACCTGAGTTCAGATGGTTTCAGTCTCCTACTTCCGGAGCCACTCAACGCAAGCATCGCGCATCAACTCGTCAACGATACCGTACCAAATTATTGGAGAGTTGTAAAGACATCAGCCGACGCAAAGAAATTAGGGAAGATTCTCCGCAATCCGACAGGTCTTGGCCATCTGGTTACGCGACTACGTTCGCTTATCACGGACAGCCGCCAGAAGAAAGCACCCGGTGAAGCGCGCAATACATCCGAGCATATCTCAGATACGCTTGATGTTTTGGACTTAGTGTTGAGAGGCGATGAAACAACGCATCTTATACTGAAAGATGTTCTGACGTTTGCCAAGAACCCGATACAACAAAAGCTTATTTGGAGAGAGTATCTCGCGCAAGCTGTATCAGGACGTCTTCTTTCTACCGCAGCTGAGGCCGAAGATGTACTGAAGAAAGGTGAAGGGAATTCTAGTTACAATAGCTGGATCGCGGCAGGCAATGAGTATGCAGCTTGGCTAGGACGCAACATTGCCAATCTGATCGAACGTGGCGATCTAACCGAGGAGTGTGGTGCTGCGGTTGTAGAATTATGCTCGAAGGCACTGAGCTTAGGTTATACCG ATCGAATTGTTAGTTCGCTTCTTACAACGTTAATTGATAATGGCCGTGTCGAGCATCTCACAACCCTTATATCTCAACTGAAGACGTTCGAGCAGCGGAAATACATGAACTCGTTCGTTGCATTTATTGCCAAGAAATACTTCGCCACGGAAATTGTGAGCAAGGAGGACGCGTCCATTCCACCTTCCAAGACTGTatctgctgctgctgcccTGATTCACACTCTCACCAAGGACAACGATGTCTTGAGAGAGCATCTGGTCTCGTCGCTTACGCGGTCAACAATTCCTGCGCTTGACGATGCACTATCGGCTCGGAGAAGCATTGTCGCTGCTTTGACTAAAGACGAAG AAAAGTTGCACACACTTCTAGAGGGCATAATAAAGCTGTTCGGTGACTCTGTATACGTCAGGCATACACCAGTCATACAACAAGAAG CGCTTGCTCAAACTTTAGCCCTATGCAGCGGCTATGTCCAGCGCTCGCAACCCATGTTTCTTAAAATGATGGCAAAGTCAAGCTATCACGTCAACGGCATGTCAAATCGCATCGGTGCACCATCTACGCGAGCTCGCTTCTTGGGTATCGCTGTTGGTATTGCCATCTCCAAGATGGTTGACAGCCCAGATCTACAACTAAAGTTTGAGCTGGAAGGTGCCGAAGATGAAGAAGCGAAATGGTATCAACGCCTCACTGAAGTCGACGACAAGATTGGAATTGTCGCAGATCTCAAGAGTCCAGAAGACAGTATAGTTACTGTGAAAAAGGCCCCGCCAAAGTCTAAACTAGCCCCCAAGCCTTCAAAGGCTCCGGGTATCACTGAAATACAAGGCCCGCGGGTCATTGAGGTCCTGTCGGATTCCGAGGACGACGATGCAGACTTGGTCATGTACGACAAGCCAGACTCTGATCCAGAAGACGACACCGATGATCCGACAGCCATCAACCGCAACAAGCCCACTGCACCCGTGTACATACGAGATCTCATAGCAGGTCTACGCGATCAAGAAGATTACGACAGACACGAGCTAGCTCTAGCCACTGCCGCGTCACTGATTCGGCGCAAAGCAAACTTTGGCACTGAAGTCACCGACCACCTCGAAGAGCTAGCTACAATACTTACAGGTTTGCAAGACAACTCCGAACTAGAAAGCTTCTCGCAGCAAAGACAGCAATCTCTAATTGCCGTTCTACTCGCGAAACCAGCGCAAATGGCGCAATGGTTCGCACGATCCTTCTTCTCCGGCGACTATAGCCTCCAACAACGCATAGCCATGCTCACAACCCTCGGTCTGGGAGCACGCGAGCTAGCCGGCATGAAAGACTCCTCTACCGACAACCTGATACCCGCAAAGCCCGATTTCCCCAGCAAACAACTGCCCCCACACCTTCACAAGATCTATGCCGAAAACACCAGCGGGCCCTCCGTCGCTAAGATCTCTAGCACCATGGCGCGCGAGATGCTTTCGCCCATTGCATCCCAGGCAGCCGACCAGCTCACCGGGCCCAATATACTGAAAGTACGGACTTTTAGCTCGCGCATGGAGGTCGAGAAGAAGAGACACAAACCCATACCGAATGCGCTCGCGCAGATTGTAGCTGATAACTTCTTCTTCCCACTCACCGGGCGCTGGTGGCTGCAAGTGCGTGCGAATAGCGACTCGATATACTCGTCTACGCACCTCCTTCCGCCGTTCTTGCAAACATTGTCTATCCTGCTCAACGCGTCGGGGCCCAATACACTCGCTCTGCCACAGATGACGCGCGAGTACTGGGATCTCTTACTCTCGGTGCGTGGTCTTGCGAGCAAGGATAAGAACGTGCTCAATGCGGTACTGTTTGGTTTTCTGATGTTGTTGGAGACGAACGAGAATAAGGAGCGGGTGGCTACGGAGCAGGGCAAGGAGCTTTTGGAGACGCAGGCGTGGGTGAAGATGGTATTTGATGGGTTAGGTGCTGGGAGTGAGGAGGATGAGCGGGTGAGGGTGCTTGCGGCGGGTGTGGTGGTAAGGTGTCAAGAGGTGATTGAGAAGTATCAGCGGAGGATGGCAGGCGTGTTGATGGACTATTAG
- a CDS encoding DedD, protein conserved in bacteria, which yields MRFSTVTSAAAFFQLTIAGYVLQDDYMTDFYGGFNFFTGPDPTSGFVKYVDQATAKQTNLINSSSTKAVSWGVDHTNQTPNGRPSIRMESKKRYDSGLIVIDVAHMPFGCGTWPAFWTVGPNWPKMGEIDIIEGVNEQTNNGMTLHTGPGCKIGPDTSLFSGSITTKNCDVGAEDQSKNAGCSIKHPSTQSYGAGLNAAGGGVFATQWTDKAISMYFFPRNAIPKDVLGKSPDPSGWGKPAAKFQGGCDIKSMFKQQQIVFDTTFCGQWAGEKSVWNNGTCGQKAPTCEEWVQKNPEAFAEAYWTVNALKVYQDNGSASSPNAPAVPGKSSAIPGVPVPTGYPEVPTSLITSTKPGIPSVPVPTDHVEKPFPAGPPKKPAVGRMVGFEWPPHNGGSGNGANLPDAPSPTTTAAVSSPQGNSPPVETPISATPSASPVQNIAQPGEQPSPAPTPVGEDPPANPAEPVRTVYRTVTATVTASAGTGATPTPAPVPRNVRMARFFREHRQKITRHNAKL from the exons ATGCGTTTCTCTACAGTCACTTCGGCCGCGGCCTTTTTTCAATTGACCATAGCTGGCTATGTTTTGCAGGATGATTACATGACCGACTTTTACGGCGGTTTCAACTTCTTCACTGGACCCGACCCTACAAGTGGCTTTGTCAAGTATGTCGACCAAGCTACAGCCAAGCAGACGAACCTCATCAATTCTTCGTCTACAAAAGCAGTTTCTTGGGGCGTGGACCATACAAACCAGACTCCTAACGGACGACCGAGTATCCGTATGGAGAGCAAAAAAAGATATGATAGTGGTCTGATTGTCATCGATGTTGCCCACATGCCTTTTGGGTGCGGCACATGGCCAGC ATTCTGGACAGTCGGTCCTAACTGGCCTAAGATGGGCGAAATCGACATTATCGAAGGAGTCAATGAGCAGACAAACAACGGAATGACCCTCCACACCGGACCGGGCTGCAAAATCGGTCCAGACACTTCTCTGTTTTCTGGTTCGATCACTACAAAGAACTGCGATGTCGGTGCCGAAGACCAGTCCAAGAATGCTGGATGCTCCATCAAGCACCCATCGACTCAGAGTTATGGTGCTGGCTTGAACGCGGCTGGCGGCGGTGTATTCGCAACTCAATGGACCGACAAGGCTATTAGCATGTACTTCTTTCCTCGCAACGCGATCCCGAAGGACGTTCTTGGTAAGAGCCCGGACCCCAGCGGTTGGGGAAAGCCAGCTGCGAAGTTTCAGGGCGGCTGCGATATCAAGAGCATGTTCAAGCAGCAGCAAATTGTATTCGACACCACATTCTGCGGACAATGGGCGGGCGAAAAAAGCGTTTGGAATAACGGCACCTGCGGCCAAAAGGCACCAACATGTGAGGAATGGGTCCAGAAGAACCCCGAGGCTTTTGCAGAGGCCTACTGGACGGTTAACGCCTTGAAAGTTTACCAGGACAATGGATCAGCATCCTCCCCCAACGCCCCAGCAGTGCCTGGAAAGAGCAGTGCTATTCCTGGTGTACCTGTCCCAACCGGTTATCCCGAAGTACCTACTTCGCTCATCACTTCAACCAAGCCGGGAATCCCCTCTGTACCAGTTCCCACCGACCATGTCGAGAAACCCTTTCCAGCTGGACCTCCAAAGAAGCCAGCCGTAGGCCGCATGGTGGGTTTCGAATGGCCTCCACACAACGGCGGTAGTGGTAACGGTGCAAACCTACCCGACGCACCCTCCCCAACGACCACAGCCGCCGTCTCATCCCCACAGGGCAATTCTCCTCCCGTTGAAACCCCCATCAGTGCTACACCTTCAGCTAGCCCAGTTCAGAACATTGCCCAACCCGGCGAGCAGCCATCACCAGCACCTACTCCTGTTGGCGAAGACCCTCCTGCCAACCCTGCCGAGCCTGTTCGTACCGTGTACCGAACCGTCACTGCTACCGTCACCGCTAGTGCAGGTACCGGAGCTACACCGACACCAGCGCCTGTCCCCAGGAACGTGCGCATGGCCCGCTTCTTCAGAGAGCACAGGCAAAAGATCACTCGCCACAACGCAAAGCTCTGA
- a CDS encoding PaaJ, Acetyl-CoA acetyltransferase, protein MSSLPPVYIVSAARTPTGMFLGSLSSLSAVQLGSHAIKAAVERAGIKPTDVEEVFVGNVLSANLGQNPARQCAIGAGLPESTVATTINKVCASSIKALIVGAQTIITGNAEIVVAAGTESMSNTPHYLPNLRTGAKFGDQPLVDGVLKDGLTDAYKKEHMGLQGEECADDHGFSREDQDEYCIRSYKKANAAQEAGWFKEEIAPIEVPVGRGKPPVVVDKDDEPKNFNESKTRTLKPVFKPKDGTVTAANASPLSDGAAALVLASEAAVKKHGLKPIAKILGWGDAEQNPSKFTTAPALAMPKALKHANVELSAVDAFEINEAFSVVALANMKILGIQEDKVNLHGGAVALGHALGASGARITTTLLGVLKEKKGKIGCAGICNGGGGASAIVVESLQ, encoded by the exons ATGTCGTCCCTTCCGCCAGTGTACATCGTTTCGGCTGCCCGTACGCCCACGGGCATGTTTTTGGG CTCCCTTTCGAGTCTGAGTGCTGTGCAGTTGGGCTCGCACGCCATCAAGG CTGCCGTTGAGCGCGCTGGCATCAAGCCTACCGATGTTGAGGAGGTCTTTGTTGGCAACGTCCTCTCCGCAAA CCTCGGCCAGAACCCCGCTCGCCAGTGTGCCATTGGTGCCGGACTTCCTGAATCCACCGTTGCGACCACCATCAACAAGGTGTGCGCCTCCTCCATCAAGGCCCTCATTGTTGGCGCCCAGACCATTATAACCGGCAATGCCGAAATTGTCGTGGCTGCCGGTACCGAGAGCATGTCCAACACCCCCCACTACCTCCCCAACCTTAGGACTGGTGCCAAGTTCGGAGACCAACCGCTGGTCGATGGTGTTCTGAAGGATGGGTTGACCGACGCATACAAGAAGGAGCACATGGGACTTCAGGGAGAGGAATGCGCAGATGACCATGGTTTCTCTCGTGAGGACCAGGACGAGTACTGCATTCGTTCATACAAGAAGGCCAATGCCGCGCAAGAGGCAGGCTGGTTCAAGGAGGAGATTGCCCCCATCGAGGTTCCAGTAGGACGCGGCAAGCCTCCTGTCGTTGTTGACAAGGACGACGAGCCTAAGAAC TTCAACGAATCCAAGACCCGCACATTGAAGCCTGTCTTCAAGCCCAAGGACGGTACCGTCACCGCCGCCAACGCTTCGCCGCTCTCCGACGGTGCTGCCGCTCTTGTCCTTGCATCTGAGGCAGCTGTTAAGAAGCATGGCCTCAAGCCCATTGCCAAGATCCTCGGTTGGGGTGACGCTGAGCAGAACCCCTCCAAGTTCACCACCGCTCCTGCGCTTGCCATGCCCAAGGCTCTCAAGCACGCCAATGTAGAGCTCTCCGCTGTCGATGCTTTCGAGATCAACGAGGCGTTCAGTGTCGTTGCGCTCGCCAATATGAAGATTCTTGGTATCCAAGAAGACAAGGTCAACCTCCACGGTGGCGCTGTTGCGCTGGGCCATGCGCTTGGTGCTTCCGGTGCCAGAATCACAACCACATTGCTCGGTGTACTaaaggagaagaagggcaaGATTGGTTGTGCTGGAATTTGCAACGGTGGTGGAGGCGCGTCTGCCATTGTTGTTGAGTCGCTACAGTAG